The Aspergillus oryzae RIB40 DNA, chromosome 5 genome segment TACATGGCCATATATCTGAACTCCGCAAGCTGAAAGGTTCCTACATTGGCGCTTTAGGCCGGGGGAAAGCTATCATAGGCAAGTTTTCGTCTCTTGAGGGCGGACCTTTCGACTCAGAGCAGGAATTCAATGAGTTCATCCTAGTCGACATGGTGAGAACGGctccagatcttcatcgACATTATACCAAGCATGCCTTGAGCGGTGATCACGAGATTGTTTCTACTCATGGGGATTTCGCCCCCCGCAATATTTtagttgatgaagaaggatatgTCACAGCTATTCTGGACTGGGAGAGTGCCGGTTGGTATCCTGAATATTGGGAGTATATT includes the following:
- a CDS encoding uncharacterized protein (predicted protein) codes for the protein MDFMPGKPLQEAWKGMDSTRKQRVAEELHGHISELRKLKGSYIGALGRGKAIIGKFSSLEGGPFDSEQEFNEFILVDMVRTAPDLHRHYTKHALSGDHEIVSTHGDFAPRNILVDEEGYVTAILDWESADWPIYLAQILPPKYEKEYIGMTFLNLFLRT